A region from the Rosa rugosa chromosome 6, drRosRugo1.1, whole genome shotgun sequence genome encodes:
- the LOC133715860 gene encoding protein NUCLEAR FUSION DEFECTIVE 4-like, with translation MILHLLLQNNREEMGAASIENWVDMKSLVLQVLKGRWLMVFASFLMMVSAGASYMFGLYSNDIKSVLGYDQSTLNLISFSKDLGGNIGVLSGLINEVTPPWVVISIGAVLNFFGHFMIWLAIARKIPKPQVWHMCMYMGIGANSHTFTNTGALVTCVKNFPESRGIVLGLLKSYTGISAAVVAQLYHAVYGDDTKYFTLVVAWLPTAISFAFIGTIRIMKVSRSGSNELKAFYHFLYFSLGLAAFLLVIIIVEKNVSFNPSEYVGSAAIVLFLLFLPLTVVIMEEYKVWKSKRSIVTKASTHSSRAEPETLGHQDEPLDHFVVVEKEVSWRKDVFNPPDIGEDFTILQAVFSVEMVTLLFATICGLGGTMTMMDNLGQIGTSFGYPLKSIRNFVSLTSIWNYSGHIAAGIGSEIFITKYKWPRPLIFTAILLLSCVGHLLIAFNVPYGLYVASVVTGFCFGAHWPLIYTIISELFGLKYYSTLYNIGGLASPIGLYLLNVRVTGYLYDVEAKKQMAALGLQRKVGEELNCVGGECFKLSFIIITVVTFFGALVSLVLVMRTRKFYRGDIYKKFRETVGVADETKIEVAKTSAEVETTDLKRDLSQPKGQW, from the coding sequence ATGATATTGCATCTACTTCTGCAAAACAACCGAGAAGAAATGGGAGCTGCTAGTATAGAAAATTGGGTGGACATGAAGAGCCTTGTCCTGCAAGTCCTGAAAGGACGATGGCTCATGGTATTTGCTTCATTTCTGATGATGGTCTCAGCCGGTGCCAGCTACATGTTCGGCCTCTACTCCAACGACATCAAGTCCGTCCTCGGCTACGACCAGAGCACGCTCAACCTCATCAGCTTCTCTAAGGACTTAGGTGGCAACATCGGCGTCCTCTCCGGCCTCATCAACGAGGTCACACCCCCCTGGGTGGTCATATCCATCGGTGCAGTCCTCAACTTCTTCGGACACTTCATGATTTGGCTAGCAATAGCTAGAAAAATCCCTAAACCCCAAGTTTGGCACATGTGCATGTACATGGGTATAGGGGCTAATTCGCACACTTTTACCAACACCGGAGCTCTGGTCACCTGCGTGAAGAACTTCCCGGAGAGCCGTGGCATCGTGCTAGGGCTTTTGAAGAGCTATACTGGTATAAGTGCAGCTGTGGTGGCACAGCTGTACCATGCTGTCTATGGTGACGATACCAAGTATTTCACTTTAGTTGTGGCTTGGCTTCCGACGGCTATTTCTTTCGCTTTCATTGGAACTATTCGGATCATGAAGGTTAGTCGAAGTGGCTCAAACGAACTCAAGGCTTTTTATCATTTCCTTTATTTTTCACTTGGTCTAGCTGCATTTTTGTTGGTTATAATTATAGTGGAAAAAAACGTCAGCTTTAATCCAAGTGAGTATGTTGGAAGTGCAGCTATAGTCCTCTTTTTACTCTTTTTACCTCTTACAGTGGTAATTATGGAAGAGTATAAGGTTTGGAAGAGCAAGAGATCAATAGTAACCAAAGCCTCGACACATTCTAGCCGTGCCGAACCTGAGACTTTGGGGCACCAAGATGAACCGTTAGAccattttgttgttgttgaaaaaGAAGTTTCTTGGCGGAAAGACGTATTTAACCCGCCGGATATCGGGGAGGACTTCACCATACTCCAAGCCGTTTTCAGCGTCGAGATGGTGACTTTACTCTTTGCAACAATTTGTGGCCTTGGAGGCACCATGACCATGATGGACAACTTGGGGCAAATTGGTACATCTTTTGGGTACCCTCTGAAAAGCATAAGAAACTTTGTGTCCCTAACAAGCATATGGAACTATTCGGGCCACATTGCTGCTGGTATAGGCTCAGAAATATTTATCACAAAGTACAAATGGCCTCGCCCTCTAATTTTCACAGCAATTCTTTTGCTCTCATGTGTTGGTCATCTTCTAATAGCATTCAACGTCCCATATGGTCTCTATGTTGCTTCAGTGGTTACTGGGTTTTGTTTTGGTGCTCATTGGCCTTTGATCTACACCATTATCTCCGAGCTTTTCGGCCTCAAGTACTACTCGACGTTGTACAATATTGGTGGATTGGCTAGCCCTATTGGGTTGTATCTGCTCAATGTGAGGGTTACTGGGTATTTATATGATGTGGAGGCTAAGAAGCAAATGGCAGCTTTGGGGCTTCAGAGGAAGGTTGGGGAAGAGTTGAACTGTGTTGGGGGGGAGTGTTTCAAATTGTCTTTCATCATCATTACTGTGGTAACTTTCTTTGGTGCGCTTGTTTCTTTGGTTTTGGTGATGAGGACAAGGAAGTTTTATAGGGGTGATATTTATAAGAAGTTCAGAGAAACGGTTGGTGTGGCTGATGAAACAAAAATAGAGGTTGCTAAAACTTCAGCTGAGGTTGAAACCACTGATCTTAAAAGGGACCTTTCCCAACCCAAAGGCCAATGGTAA